A region from the Hydra vulgaris chromosome 10, alternate assembly HydraT2T_AEP genome encodes:
- the LOC136086197 gene encoding nuclear receptor 2C2-associated protein-like produces the protein MLLNSLISGVSVSSVLNQDHKQYGKKFLFDDNEDTCWNSDKGNSQHICIKFEKPVTITDVTIQFQGGFSCQQFNIYCSSKTFSVYPEDVNFVQKFAMDGCNEATDSVKIVFLNTTDFFGRIIIYDLKLYGLDE, from the exons atgcttttaaacagTTTGATAAGTGGTGTATCAGTTAGTTCAGTTTTGAATCAAGATCACAAACAGTAcgggaaaaaatttttatttgatgataATGAAGATACATGTTGGAACTCTGATAag GGCAATAGTCAACATATTTgcataaagtttgaaaaacctGTCACGATAACAGATGTTACCATTCAATTTCAAGGTGGTTTCTCCTGTcaacaatttaatatttactgCAGTTCTAAAACTTTTTCCGTGTATCCTGAGGATGttaattttgttcaaaagtttGCAATGGACGGATGCAATGAAGCTACCGACTCTGTGaagattgtatttttaaatacaacagACTTTTTTGgaagaattattatttatgatttaaagttgtatggttTAGATgaataa